The Thermoanaerobaculia bacterium nucleotide sequence CATCGCGCGGCGGAGCTCCTCGGCCTCGCCTCCGGTGAACCCGGCGGCGACCATCGCGATCCGAAGGAGCTGCTCCTGGAAGAGCGGCACCCCGAGGGTGCGCTTCAGGATCGGCTCGAGGCACGGGTGCGGGTATTCGACGGGGGCGATCCCGCGGTGGCGGTCGAAGAACGGCCGGATCATCCCTCCGACGATCGGGCCGGGCCGGATGATCGCGACCTGCACGACGATGTCGTAGAAACGGCGCGGCCCGTGGCGCGGGAGCGTCGCCATCTGCGCCCGGCTCTCGAGCTGGAACACGCCGACCGTGTCCGCCTCGTTCAGCATCCGGTAAACGGCCGGGTCGTCGGGAGGAAGGTGCGCGAGGTCGATCTCGACCCCCTCGTGCTCGCGGATCATCGGGATCGCCTCCTCCAGCGCCGCGAGCATCCCGAGGCCGAGGAGGTCCACCTTGACGATGCCGAGGTCGGCGCAGTCGTCCTTGTCCCACTGGACGACGACGCGTCCGGGCATCGACGAGGGCTCGAGCGGCACCACCTCGTCGAGGCGGCCGTCGGCGACGACCATGCCTCCCGAATGCTGCCCGAGGTGGCGCGGCAGGTTCTGGATCCCGCGCCAGAGCCGGAGGAAATGCCGGGAACGCGTCTCCGAGGGATCGAGACCCGCCGCGGCGAGCTCGGCCGGAAGCTCGCGAAGCGGCTCCTGGATCTCGCCGAAGCTCCATCCGGCGAGCTGCGCGGACAGGCGCTCCTGCTCCTCGGCGGAGAACCCCAGGGCCTTCCCCACTTCGCGGGCCGCGGAGCGGTCGCGGTAGGTGATCACGTTGGCGGTCATGGCGGCCCCATGCGCGCCGTAGGTCCGGTAGACGTGCTGGATCACCCGCTCCCGTTCGTCGCCCGAAGGAAGGTCGAGGTCGATGTCGGGCCATTCGCCGCGCTCCTCGGAAAGGAAGCGCTCGAAGAGGAGCTCCATCTTGACGGGATCGACCGCCGTGATCGACAGCGCATAGCAGACGGCGCTGTTGGCGGCCGAGCCGCGGCCCTGGACGAGGATCTTCTCGCGGCGGCAGAACTGCACGATGTCCCGGACGATCAGGAAGTAGCCGGCGAGATCGAGCTTCTCGATCATCGCGAGCTCCTTGGAAAGCTGCGCCTGCGCCCGCGCCGTCAGCGGCCGGAACCGCGCGCGCGCCCCGTCCCACGTGACGCGGCGCAGGTACGAGCTCGGCGTCTCTCCCGCCGGCACGGGATAGCGCGGGAAGCGGTAGCCGAGATCCGCGAGCGTGAAGTCGAGCGACGCGGCGAGCTCGGCCGACGCGGAGACGGCGTCCGGCCGGTCGGCGAAGAGCCGCGACATCGCCGCGGCGTCCTTCAGATGTCTCTCGCGCGAGGCGGCGAGCAGCCTTCCGGCCGTGTCGACCGTTTTTCCCTCGCGGACGCACGCCAGCACGTCGAGGAGGTCCTTCTCCTCCGGGCGCGCGTAGCGGACGCCGTTGGTCGCGACGAGCGGGAGTCCGAGCTTCTCCGCGAGCGCGACGAGCGCCTGGTTGCGGTGCTCCTCCGCGCGGTCGCCGTGCCGCTGCAGCTCGACGTGGACGCGGCCGGGAAAGATCTCCGCGAGGCGGCGGAGCGCCTTGCCCGCATCCTCGATTCCTCCGCTCGCGAGCGCGCGCCCGACCGGCCCCTCGGGCCCGCCCGTCAGGCAGCGGAGACCTTCCGCGTGCGCGGCGACGAGATCCCAGGAAGCGCGCGCTTCTCCTTTCGGCCGGCCCTCGGCGGCCGCCGTGAGGAGCTTGCAGAGATTGCGGTAGCCGGCGCGGTTTTCGACGAGGAGCGCCACGCGCGGCGCCCCCCTCTCCCGGCGGGAGAGGGTCGGGGTGAGGGAGCCCTGGTCCGCCTGGAACTCCCTCACCCGGCCCGCCTGCGGCGGTCCGGCCTCTCCCGCCTGCGTGGCCGAAGCCACTCCGGCGCGGCGAAGGCCCGCGAGGAGAGGCGAATGCGCAAGCGCGACCTCCGCGCCGACGAGCGCCTTCATCCCCGCCTGTTTCGCCGCCTTGTGGAACCGCGGCGCGCCGTAGACGCCGTTCGTGTCGAGGAGCGCGATCGCCGGCAGACCCAGCGCCGCTGCGCGGTCGACGAGGTCTTCCGGGAGCGTCGCTCCGTCGAGGAAGGAAAACGCCGAGGCGGCATGGAGCTCGACGTACGGCCGCGGCGAAACCCGCGACGCCGGGGGCTTCCACGAGCGCTGTCGCAGCTTCTCCTTGCGCGCGCCGTCGGAAAAGACCGTGACGACCGCGCGGGTGCCGAGGTCGCGCGTGGGGGGGCCGTCGGCCGCACGGCTCGCGCTGGCGGCGCTCGACCGCTGGCGGCCTCTCAGATCGCGGACCTCCTCGGCGCCGGGCGCTTGCGCTCCATGCGAGCGCTGCGCGTTCACCCCGGCGCCGAGACTTTCCGCGATCTGGCCTCCATCGCTCGCCCTCGAAGGGCTCGACGATTCCGGCGCCCCCGGCGCCAGGTGCGGGTTCGCGACCTCTCGGAGCTCGGATCGCGAACCGCCACCCTCAGGCGCGAGCCGCG carries:
- a CDS encoding error-prone DNA polymerase, whose product is MNAQRSHGAQAPGAEEVRDLRGRQRSSAASASRAADGPPTRDLGTRAVVTVFSDGARKEKLRQRSWKPPASRVSPRPYVELHAASAFSFLDGATLPEDLVDRAAALGLPAIALLDTNGVYGAPRFHKAAKQAGMKALVGAEVALAHSPLLAGLRRAGVASATQAGEAGPPQAGRVREFQADQGSLTPTLSRRERGAPRVALLVENRAGYRNLCKLLTAAAEGRPKGEARASWDLVAAHAEGLRCLTGGPEGPVGRALASGGIEDAGKALRRLAEIFPGRVHVELQRHGDRAEEHRNQALVALAEKLGLPLVATNGVRYARPEEKDLLDVLACVREGKTVDTAGRLLAASRERHLKDAAAMSRLFADRPDAVSASAELAASLDFTLADLGYRFPRYPVPAGETPSSYLRRVTWDGARARFRPLTARAQAQLSKELAMIEKLDLAGYFLIVRDIVQFCRREKILVQGRGSAANSAVCYALSITAVDPVKMELLFERFLSEERGEWPDIDLDLPSGDERERVIQHVYRTYGAHGAAMTANVITYRDRSAAREVGKALGFSAEEQERLSAQLAGWSFGEIQEPLRELPAELAAAGLDPSETRSRHFLRLWRGIQNLPRHLGQHSGGMVVADGRLDEVVPLEPSSMPGRVVVQWDKDDCADLGIVKVDLLGLGMLAALEEAIPMIREHEGVEIDLAHLPPDDPAVYRMLNEADTVGVFQLESRAQMATLPRHGPRRFYDIVVQVAIIRPGPIVGGMIRPFFDRHRGIAPVEYPHPCLEPILKRTLGVPLFQEQLLRIAMVAAGFTGGEAEELRRAMGFKRSVERMSAIEDRLRKGMEERGIDAEARDRIVKAISSFALYGFPESHAASFALIAYASAFLRAHHPAAFYASLLNAWPMGFYHPATLVKDAQRHATEVLPIDVARSAWKCRWEKRGVRLGLRFVKGLHESTGRRIEAEQARGPFSSLEDFERRTGPRAGELDRLADAGALANFGFTRREAQWQAARVARPAGPLFSELPGAGGSPLPEMRPEEETTADYRATEMTTGPHLVRHIRPRLDAFSVSTTAELRKLPDGGRVRAAGAVIVRQRPGTAKGFVFLTLEDETGMAQAIIRPDLFREQRALIVGSPGLVVEGILQKSDGTLSVRAERFWSLGEFRGVPSHDFH